In Kryptolebias marmoratus isolate JLee-2015 linkage group LG11, ASM164957v2, whole genome shotgun sequence, the following proteins share a genomic window:
- the lrrk2 gene encoding leucine-rich repeat serine/threonine-protein kinase 2 isoform X3 yields the protein MGNKEELEERLKKLLVRLKTPKEDSQLPALIQIIQDLLFLAHTDHAELFEDKRVHLPLMVVLSSYISSIGVQRVGWSLLCQLIEICPCTLEELTQTLDVAMEWEVLGAHQQVVKVLSQYSSDCRVTMVGLRALALLLRSDMIPPLVLDLEEDVFSLVVQAMKTFPTSEEVQLQGCGVLQPLLDRVSDDHLVDFVENRDHVVVLSALKMFPDSPELLMQALKVLFLLARTASNVEVLMSGSTRCYRVVLAAMDAFPEVEELQETACCLIRRFTSESYYSILVQNGVQRVALRASQTFPDNAALQTAALSCLADLTATIVQSKAAAAQGLEEGEEEEDRSKEEVVEDLGLGWMEDCCTALELHAAEPAVQEAASWAIYNLLLHRAQVSHSEEEHDGRTPVHRQLMAAMLLHSSSPSVFVAATSAIGTLISNNSRMSSLLLSSGLHVNLVEMMKKHCSSADVSVSACRLLKLLFQGRTATLDELNMVMTQILGTMKVHNFKAEVQLEALQAGLIFLCPDRSVRENGASVSDPDRADVDLKVFKNQCVVEGAHMLYLEVLNRFISSPSIQQCGLKVLSSLADCSGAVDLLCQQGAIDTVLHTLQMFPTEREIHYWGLTLLSCLVSKRKLSRMIVPVLASVIAASLHQYREEPEMLLKCFQVALRMLDACSVAVAELQREDFDRQIFQQLREESGPNSLSASPLWRAACRALSKMCCDSEVHFNMLEKACVDGDAAMAECLIELGADVNRKTKHESLIYQVCDRGGPLELVELLLSRGVHEQHLRRALAVTVKRGDGPAVVLLLGRLGLDLNNSALCLGGFRLGRLDASWLSPLLAEQSRTLSLTYNSKGISLAKHIQALRRSKTLSGFSRRMSDQCLTSGYISDESDDSSFGALSADDSLFINDDMEESDGSDSFSGTLSPKFCNNSAEDHLRGDSLRSKRGHQRHTSTESGPAENEASELVYRRYGRSASTPKALGFSENSASLLKERERIRLLDLSGNELDSLSCLLDDAFVQQQLWHLLRLDLSHNSLLEFPSAVCQSLKSLARLDLQDNQLQSLSKELLSLPLLSSLNVSHNRLGPALTFDLTITCTSLKQLNLSCNKITTFPHELGRSVEQLEELIMDGNCMTELSTPVRLPELKLLDVSKNDMENISPDFLTGFPKLETLNASMNKICFLSKLPAKITTLKLANNSFTHIPKDILDLANLRSVDMRTNNVAVLPGPRFWRSSNIRELMFSQNSIKALDLSEPIDRWARLEKLHLSVNKLTEIPPQIGLLEGLTSLDVSHNSSLRSFPDEMGKLSRLWDLPLDGLRLELDLKLIGHKTKDIIRFLQQRLKKAVPYCRMKLIVLGNAGSGKTTLIRQLMKLKRSQLNAKEAAVGVHVCDWPIKERDGKKMVLNVWDFSGGEEFSGSHAQFLTSRALYLVVYNISKGASQVDALKPWLFNIKAVAPLSPVILVGTHTDVSEELHLQACLSKIREELLNHQGFPIIKDHHMASFCDDSDSIVKLRKAIVREVTGFKIQGRQVIRQLVPDSYVELERRVLQERTKVPPEFPVLRRGDVLQLIQESQLQLEETELPHAIHFLREVGILLHFDDPALQLQDLYFIDPQWLCNVLFQKLALKGSAIWEQPRGVVQRSVVEKFLFETKCFPRSHVTQFFKLLEKFQLALPFGGDQLLVPSSLSEHRPAIELPHCENSEVIVRLYEMPYFPMDFWSRQISRLLEVSSYLLCGREKALRPKRIYWRRGVYLNWSCEAYCLVEASSEKDNPSCFVRITVPSSRKGRVLLGQVVDHIDSVLEEWFPGLLNTDMHGNGEALLKKWALYSFEDGREWSKILLEELFKYSDNDFLLVSSEDPRNTTPISQVAPDLVLSDQPAGTILDREELQVDLSKENRLGDGGFGTVYRGAYKNEEVAVKIFNRHASELYIYRLLRQELVVLGRLRHPSLVGLLAAGSAPQVLVMELALRGSLDSLFQHKNGNLSQKLQHRIALHVADGLRYLHSAMIIYRDLKPHNVLLFNLKTDSEIVAKITDYGIAQYCCSMGVRSSEGTPGFRAPEVARGNVIYNQQADVFSFGLLLYDLLTCGERISDGMKFPSEFDEIAVQGRLPDPVKHYGCSPWPGFQALIKDCLRENPQDRPTSDQVFDRLNSGETLCLMRELEVSQLFSTQCVTVSSGSHGGHASSGHTAWIGGGSSSKRRGFITAVNLDTNTVTAQEVDTSPVLCVVTVQIPNEASDWLAAGTQSGSLLLIHTQSVSTWHYLQSVADAVTSLYFHVHPRHDQRRNYLLVGTADGTLSIYEDSALVQENGPPVKTLAVGNVNTPLVCLGQSVHSLDCRSVWAGCGTKIVSFSADYDVSKSIDTRPKLPFQQQRSLSGEACVSRMVVDKYVYLSKAETTTVEVWDKRSERMVDCIDCTQIIRNDSGYRWRRGGMAAPAPCEVPPSWATVKALLVQSAAALWIGTRGGYLLLLELSKHQTLQVMAPRCDSVRSITSALIQTLNWKSEVLVLGRRLPRDKNRNDEDLVLMLWNSTLPNEVKDLKKHCEKRERIAAKMREQLHHA from the exons ATGGGTAATAAAGAGGAACTGGAGGAAAGACTGAAGAAGCTTTTGGTGCGCCTGAAAACCCCAAAAGAGGACAGTCAGCTGCCTGCTCTGATTCAGATTATCCAGGATCTACTTTTCCTGGCGCACACTGACCATG CCGAGCTGTTTGAAGACAAAAGGGTTCACCTTCCCCTCATGGTGGTGCTGTCATCTTACATCAGCAGCATAGGGGTCCAGCGG gTGGGCTGGTCATTGCTGTGTCAGCTGATTGAAATATGCCCCTGTACGCTGGAGGAGCTCACCCAAACTCTGGATGTCGCCATGGAGTGGGAGGTGCTTGGAGCGCACCA GCAGGTGGTGAAAGTGCTGTCTCAGTACAGCTCAGACTGTCGAGTGACCATGGTTGGCCTCAGAGCGCTGGCGCTGCTGCTCAGATCAG ATATGATTCCTCCGCTGGTGCTGGATTTGGAAGAGGATGTATTCAGCCTGGTGGTGCAAGCGATGAAGACTTTTCCTACCAGTGAGGAAGTGCAGCTCCAGGGTTGTGGAGTTCTGCAGCCGCTGCTGGACAGAG taaGTGATGACCATCTTGTGGACTTTGTGGAGAACCGGGATCATGTTGTGGTTCTTTCTGCTCTGAAGATGTTCCCAGACAGCCCGGAGCTGCTCATGCAGGCTCTGAAAGTGTTGTTCCTTCTGGCTCGTACAG CCAGTAACGTGGAGGTGCTGATGTCAGGAAGCACGCGGTGTTACAGAGTGGTCCTCGCCGCCATGGACGCCTTCCCTgaggtggaggagctgcaggagacgGCCTGCTGCCTGATCAGGAGGTTCACGTCAG AGAGCTACTACAGCATCCTGGTGCAGAACGGCGTTCAGAGAGTGGCACTGAGAGCCAGTCAGACTTTCCCCGACAACGCTGCACTGCAGACCGCTGCCCTCTCCTGCCTGGCCGACCTCA CTGCGACCATCGTGCAGAGCAAAGCGGCGGCTGCGCAGGGTttggaggaaggagaggaggaagaggacaggagtaaggaggaggtggtggaggaccTGGGTCTGGGCTGGATGGAGGACTGCTGCACGGCGCTGGAGCTCCACGCTGCCGAGCCGGCTGTCCAG GAAGCTGCGAGCTGGGCCATTTACAACCTGCTGCTGCACAGAGCACAAGTGAGCCATTCAGAGGAGGAGCATGATGGCAG GACTCCTGTTCACAGACAGTTAATGGCTGCCATGCTGCTCCACTCCTCCTCACCGAGCGTCTTTGTAGCAGCTACCAGCGCCATCGGCACGCTCATCTCCAACAACA GTAGAATGAGCTCCTTGTTGCTGTCCAGCGGCCTTCATGTGAACTTGGTGGAGATGATGAAGAAGCATTGCAGCTCAGCAGATGTTTCCGTCAGTGCCTGCAGACTGCTGAAGCTGCTCTTCCAGGGAAG GACTGCCACACTCGATGAGCTGAACATGGTCATGACTCAGATCCTCGGCACCATGAAGGTCCACAACTTTAAAGCGGAGGTTCAGCTGGAGGCGCTGCAGGCGGGCCTGATCTTCCTCTGTCCAG ACAGGAGCGTGAGGGAGAACGGCGCTTCGGTCTCAGATCCCGACAGGGCCGACGTGGATCTGAAAGTCTTCAAAAACCAGTGCGTGGTGGAAGGGGCTCACATGCTCTACTTGGAGGTTCTCAACAGG ttcATCAGCAGCCCCAGCATTCAGCAGTGTGGCCTGAAGGTGCTGTCCTCTCTGGCCGACTGCTCTGGTGCAGTGGACCTGTTGTGCCAGCAGGGGGCGATAGACACGGTGCTGCATACACTACAAATGTTCCCAACGGAGCGAG AGATACACTACTGGGGTCTGACCCTGCTCAGCTGCCTTGTGTCTAAGAGGAAACTCTCGAGGATGATCGTTCCCGTCCTGGCCTCTGTCATCGCCGCCTCCCTCCATCAGtacagagaggagcctgagatgctgctgaag TGTTTTCAGGTGGCCCTGAGGATGCTGGATGCCTGCTCCGTGGCTGTGGCCGAGCTGCAGAGAGAAGACTTCGACAGGCAGATCTTccagcagctcagagaggagAGCGGCCCGAACAGCCTGAGCGCGAGCCCC CTGTGGAGGGCGGCGTGCCGGGCTCTGTCTAAGATGTGTTGTGACTCAGAGGTTCACTTTAACATGCTGGAGAAAGCCTGCGTGGACGGAGATGCCGCGATGGCCGAGTGCCTGATTGAGCTGGGCGCCGACGTCAACAGGAAGACAAAACATGAGTCCCTCATTTACCAG GTGTGCGACAGAGGAGGACCCTTGGAGCTGGTGGAGCTCCTGCTGAGCCGAGGCGTTCACGAGCAGCACCTCCGGCGGGCCCTGGCTGTGACCGTGAAGAGGGGCGACGGGCCCGCGGTGGTCCTGCTGCTCGGCCGGCTGGGCTTGGACCTGAACAACAGCGCGCTCTGCCTGGGGGGCTTTAGGCTGGGCCGGCTGGATGCCTCCTGGCTGAGCCCCCTGCTGGCTGAACAAAGCAGGACACTCAGCCTAACTTACAACA GTAAAGGGATCAGTTTGGCGAAGCACATTCAGGCTCTCCGGAGGTCAAAGACCCTAAGTGGTTTCTCCAGACGGATGTCCGACCAGTGCCTGACCTCTGGCTACATTTCTGACGAGAGCGATGACTCCAGCTTTGGTGCTCTATCTGCAGATGACAGCCTGTTTATCAACGACGACATGGAGGAGAGTGATG GAAGCGATTCATTTTCAGGCACTCTCTCTCCAAAGTTCTGCAACAACTCGGCAGAGGATCATCTGAGGGGGGACTCACTCAGAAGTAAACGGGGACATCAGAGGCACACCAGCACAGAG AGTGGTCCAGCTGAGAATGAAGCCAGCGAGCTCGTCTACAGAAGATATGGAAGAAGCGCCTCCACTCCTAAAG CGTTGGGTTTTAGTGAGAACTCTGCCAGTCTGCTTAAAGAGAGGGAACGGATCCGCCTGCTGGACCTGTCGGGGAACGAGTTGGACTCTCTGTCCTGTTTACTGGACGATGCTTTcgtccagcagcagctgtggcACCTCCTCCGCCTGGACCTGAGCCACAACAGTCTGCTGGAGTTTCCCTCTGCTGTTTGCCAG AGTTTAAAAAGTCTGGCTCGGCTGGACCTGCAGGACAACCAGCTTCAGTCGCTGTCCAAGGAGCTGCTGTCTCTGCCCCTTCTGAGCTCGTTGAACGTCTCTCATAACCGCCTCGGTCCCGCATTGACCTTCGACCTCACTATCACCTGCACGTCACTGAAGCAGCTCAACCTTTCATGCAACAAAATCACCACATTCCCCCACGAGCTGGGCCGGAGcgtggagcagctggaggagctgattATGGATGG TAACTGCATGACTGAGCTGTCCACACCTGTGCGTCTGCCTGAGCTCAAGCTGCTGGACGTGAGCAAAAACGACATGGAGAATATCTCTCCCGACTTCCTGACCGGCTTCCCCAAACTGGAAACTTTAAACGCCTCCATGAACAAAATCT gtttcCTTTCCAAGCTGCCGGCCAAGATCACGACACTAAAACTAGCTAACAACAGCTTCACCCACATTCCCAAGGACATTCTTGATCTCGCAAA CTTACGATCAGTGGACATGAGGACCAACAACGTCGCTGTCCTGCCCGGCCCGAGGTTCTGGAGGTCCAGTAACATTAGGGAGCTGATGTTCAGTCAGAACTCCATCAAAGCCCTGGATCTTAGTGAACCAATCGATAGATGGGCGAGGCTGGAGAAACTCCACCTGAGTGTCAACAAGCTAACTGAG ATCCCCCCACAGATCGGCTTGTTGGAAGGCCTGACCTCCTTGGATGTGAGTCATAACTCCAGCCTGCGATCCTTCCCAGATGAAATGGGAAAACTGAGCAGATTGTGGGACCTGCCGCTGGACGGCCTTCGGCTGGAGCTGGACCTCAAACTCATCGGTCACAAGACTAAAGACATAATAAG GTTCCTGCAGCAGCGGCTGAAAAAAGCGGTGCCGTACTGTCGCATGAAGCTCATCGTGCTGGGCAACGCCGGCAGCGGGAAGACCACCCTGATCAGGCAGCTGATGAAGCTGAAGCGCTCGCAGTTGAACGCAAAGGAGGCTGCTGTGGGTGTTCACGTCTGCGACTGGCCCATCAAGGAGAGGGACGGGAAGAAGATGGTGCTGAACGTCTGGGACTTTTCAG GTGGAGAGGAGTTCAGCGGCTCTCATGCTCAATTCCTGACATCCAGAGCTCTCTACCTGGTGGTGTACAATATCAGCAAAGGAGCCAGTCAGGTGGACGCCCTCAAACCGTGGCTCTTCAACATCAAG GCAGTAGCTCCCCTGTCCCCAGTCATCCTGGTAGGAACTCACACGGATGTGAGCGAGGAGCTGCACCTCCAGGCCTGTCTGAGCAAGATTCGGGAGGAACTCCTGAACCACCAGGGCTTCCCGATCATCAAAGACCATCACATGGCCTCTTTCTGCGACGACTCGGACTCCATCGTCAAGCTCCGCAAAGCCATCGTCAGGGAGGTCACCGGCTTCAAG ATCCAAGGACGGCAGGTTATCCGTCAGCTGGTGCCAGACAGCTATGTGGAGCTGGAGCGTAGGGTTCTCCAAGAGAGGACCAAGGTCCCCCCGGAGTTCCCCGTCCTCAGGCGCGGCGATGtcctgcagctcatccaggagagtcagctgcagctggaggaaacTGAGCTGCCTCACGCCATCCATTTCCTCAGGGAAGTCG ggaTTCTGTTGCACTTTGATGATCCTGCACTCCAGCTTCAAGATCTCTACTTTATTGACCCACAGTGGCTGTGCAATGTTCTCTTTCAA AAACTGGCATTAAAGGGCTCTGCCATCTGGGAGCAACCCAGAGGAGTGGTTCAGCGTTCTGTGGTGgaaaagtttctgtttgagaCCAAATGCTTCCCAAGGAGCCACGTGACGCAGTTCTTCAAGCTTCTGGAAAAGTTTCAGCTCGCGCTTCCCTTCGGTGGGGACCAGCTTCTTGTGCCCAGCAG CTTGTCCGAACACAGACCAGCAATAGAGCTGCCCCACTGTGAGAACTCCGAGGTGATCGTGCGTCTGTATGAGATGCCGTACTTCCCCATGGATTTCTGGTCTCGGCAGATCAGCCGCCTGCTGGAGGTCTCCTCCTACTTGCTTTGTGGAAGAG AGAAAGCGCTTCGACCAAAGCGGATCTACTGGAGGAGAGGCGTTTACCTGAACTGGTCCTGTGAAGCTTACTGCTTGGTGGAGGCGTCTTCTGAGAAGGACAACCCCTCCTGCTTTGTCCGGATCACCGTGCCCTCCTCCCGAAAAG GCCGGGTGTTACTGGGTCAGGTGGTGGATCACATCGACTCGGTTCTGGAGGAGTGGTTTCCCGGTCTGCTCAACACGGACATGCACGGTAACGGAGAAGCTCTGCTGAAGAAGTGGGCTCTGTACAGCTTCGAGGACGGACGGGAGTGGAGCAAGATcctgctggaggagcttttCAAATACTCTGATAACG ATTTTTTGCTGGTGAGCTCAGAAGACCCGCGCAACACAACACCTATCTCTCAGGTTGCCCCAGACTTGGTTCTGAGTGATCAGCCTGCAGGAACTATACTGGACCGGGAGGAGCTGCAAGTAGACCTGTCCAAAGAGAACAGACTag gagaTGGTGGTTTTGGAACAGTTTATCGAGGAGCTTATAAAAACGAAGAAGTAGCTGTGAAGATATTCAACAGACACGCGTCTGAGCTTTACATCTACCGGCTCCTCAGACAG GAACTGGTGGTGCTGGGTCGCCTCCGACACCCCAGCCTGGTGGGGCTGCTGGCAGCCGGCTCGGCTCCGCAGGTCCTGGTGATGGAGCTGGCTCTCAGAGGTTCTCTGGATTCGCTCTTTCAACACAAGAACGGTAACCTCAGCCAAAAGCTCCAGCACAGGATTGCTCTGCATGTGGCAGACGGGCTCAG GTACCTTCACTCAGCCATGATCATCTATCGGGACCTGAAGCCCCACAACGTCCTCCTGTTCAACCTGAAGACCGACTCGGAGATCGTCGCCAAAATCACTGACTACGGGATCGCTCAGTACTGCTGCAGCATGGGAGTGAGGAGCTCGGAGGGCACGCCAG GTTTCCGAGCCCCAGAGGTCGCCCGGGGCAACGTGATCTACAACCAGCAGGCCGACGTGTTCTCGTTCGGCCTGCTGCTCTACGACCTGCTGACGTGTGGCGAGCGCATTTCAGATGGCATGAAGTTTCCCAGCGAGTTTGACGAAATCGCAGTGCAGGGCAGGCTGCCAG ATCCAGTAAAGCACTACGGCTGCTCGCCTTGGCCGGGCTTTCAGGCTCTGATAAAGGACTGTCTGAGGGAAAACCCACAAGATCGACCCACTTCTGATCAG GTGTTTGACAGGCTGAACTCTGGTGAAACGCTGTGTCTGATGAGGGAGCTGGAGGTTTCCCAGCTGTTCAGCACTCAGTGCGTCACGGTGAGCTCCGGCAGTCACGGCGGCCACGCCTCGTCCGGCCACACAGCCTGGATCGGTGGGGGCAGCAGCTCCAAGAGGCGGGGCTTCATCACGGCTGTGAACCTGGACACCAACACGGTCACCGCACAG gagGTTGACACCAGCCCCGTCCTGTGCGTGGTGACAGTCCAGATCCCGAACGAGGCTTCCGATTGGCTGGCAGCAGGCACGCAGTCCGGCTCGTTGCTGCTCATCCACACCCAGAGCGTGTCCACCTGGCACTACCTGCAGAGCGTCGCAGATGCCGTCACCTCACTGTATTTCCACGTGCATCCTCGCCACGA CCAAAGAAGGAACTATCTGCTGGTGGGGACGGCAGACGGGACCCTCAGCATTTATGAGGACTCAGCACTCGTG CAGGAGAATGGGCCGCCAGTGAAAACGCTCGCTGTGGGGAACGTCAACACTCCGCTCGTGTGCCTGGGCCAGTCGGTGCACTCGCTGGACTGCAGGTCGGTGTGGGCCGGATGTGGGACCAAGATCGTCTCCTTCTCTGCCGACTACGATGTCAGCAAGTCCATCGACACCAGACCAAAGCTGCCCTTCCA